GCAGCAGCTCGCTGCCGCGGCGGCGGCGCTTCGGGAGGACTACTCGGCCGCCGGGGAGCTGACGGCTTTCACGGCGCTCGATGGCGAGGACGTCCGTGCGTCGGGGTGAGGTGTGGCTCATCAATCTCGATCCGACGGTTGGTGCTGAGATCAAGAAAACCCGCCCCGCCGTCATCGTGAACGACGACGCCGTTGGGGCCCTGCCGCTCCGAGTCATTGTGCCGCTTACAGAATGGAAAGAGCGCTTCGCAGTGGCGCCGTGGCTGGTCCGGGTTGAACCCGACGCGGAAAACGCTCTCGAAAAGGCATCGGCGGCTGACGCCTTCCAAGTGCGATCGGTATCGCAGCAACGATTCGTGCGGCTGCTCGGGAAACTGTCTGAACCCGCAATGCAGGCCATCACCCGGGCGCTCGCAACCGTGCTGAACATCGCTTCAACTACGGCATCGACACCAGCGTGAACGACCGCTGGCCTGCAAGGATGTCTCCGACTGCCGTTGCGCTCATCTGGCGTCGTAAAATCTTCACGACGGTGAACATCGCTCTCGGCAACGCCCCGCTCCTCGACTGCGAGGCCGCCGATGCGAGTCACGACGGCCGGGTCACCGTCGATGAGATCCTCATGGCGGTGAACAATGCGCTGAATGGATGCGTTCAGAGGCCGTGAGGGGTGAGGGGGCATTGAGAAACCGCGACCGCGGCTCAGGAGCCAGGACTAACCGGCCACGATCTCCGCGCCTCAGTCGGTCGCATGGAAGCGTCGGGGCCAGGCAAGCCAACCGAAACCGCTCGGGCACGGTGCGAGCAAAACCGCGCTCAGACTTGTGTGCTAGAGTGGAACGAGTTACATGGAGCGCCGATGGCCACAGAGCCGAATGCCGTGCGGGAACTGAGCGCCCGATTCAAAGCGTTACCGCCTACGGATCAGCTTCGTCTGCTGCGGAAAGTGTTGACGCCGCGGTTGCGGCTGCGTCTGGCGGTGGAGCGCCTGTGGCAGAGAACGGGTGACCGCGACCCTCGCCTGATTGCCGGCGCCGTGAGCGCTGCCCGCCGGGATGCACAGCGTGAGCACGCGAAAAAGCGGTCCGCGGGCTGTTCTCGACAGTAACATCCTTGCACGATTCCTGCTGACGCCGCGTGGTTTCAGCGGGCAACTGCTCCGCACACTCGAGGCCGGTGGCTTCACATTGGTGACATGCGAGGCCATCCTCACCGAAGTGACTGACGTGCTGGGGCGCCCGCACGTGCAGCGGTATGGGCCGTACCCCCCGCACGAGATCGTGGAAGCCGTGGACGCGCTTCGAGGGGTCGCCGAAGTTGTTCCCGGCCGGTACGAGGTGTTCATCGTGGCGGAGGATCCGAAAGACAATCCCGTCCTGGCGTGCGCCCTCGAAGGCCATGCGGACTTTGTTGTCACCGATGACCGCAAGCATCTTCTTCCACTCAAGCACTACCACGGCATCCAGATCGTATCGATGCCGTTGTTCCTACGCACCTTGGGTGCGTAGTGAGGACCGCGGTGATTAGTTAGGATCGATGAGATTCTCGCAGCCGTGAACAATGCGTTGAGCGGCTGCCCCGTTCACATCAGCGGGGCGATTCGCTATTACACGTCCACAGTACGCCAACATGGCGGCCCTCTCCCAGGGGGGACTGTCGATTGTCGCCCAGCGGGCACCCCTCGATACGCCGCCAGCCCCTCGATACGCGGCCAAGAGAAGGCCGCAACTCGGGATGATCGGGAAGGACGGCGGCTACTCTCGGGGCGAGCGGTTCCATGTTGAATTCAAAGGGTTTTCCCGTTCACCCCGAGTAGGCCCCATTCCCTCAGGGGCCGTATCGAGGGGCCACCCACGTTTATCGACAGTCCCTTGGTAAGGAGGGGAACCTCGACGAACGGTTCATTGGTAGAGATCCAACCGGCGAGATGCCGGGTTGGAGTATCGATGAACGTAATCACTTCGGAAGGAAGATACCGCTCACGCTGA
The window above is part of the Candidatus Binatia bacterium genome. Proteins encoded here:
- a CDS encoding type II toxin-antitoxin system PemK/MazF family toxin, producing the protein MRRGEVWLINLDPTVGAEIKKTRPAVIVNDDAVGALPLRVIVPLTEWKERFAVAPWLVRVEPDAENALEKASAADAFQVRSVSQQRFVRLLGKLSEPAMQAITRALATVLNIASTTASTPA
- a CDS encoding putative toxin-antitoxin system toxin component, PIN family, which translates into the protein MSTRKSGPRAVLDSNILARFLLTPRGFSGQLLRTLEAGGFTLVTCEAILTEVTDVLGRPHVQRYGPYPPHEIVEAVDALRGVAEVVPGRYEVFIVAEDPKDNPVLACALEGHADFVVTDDRKHLLPLKHYHGIQIVSMPLFLRTLGA